The Aphelocoma coerulescens isolate FSJ_1873_10779 chromosome 2, UR_Acoe_1.0, whole genome shotgun sequence genome contains a region encoding:
- the MED10 gene encoding mediator of RNA polymerase II transcription subunit 10 yields the protein MAEKFDSLEEHLEKFVENIRQLGIIVSDFQPSSQTGLNQKLNFMVTGLQDIDKCRQQLHDISVPLEVFEYIDQGRNPQLYTKECLERALAKNEQVKGKIDTMKKFKSLLIQELTKVFPEDMAKYKAIRGEDPPP from the exons ATGGCGGAGAAGTTCGACTCCCTGGAGGAGCACCTGGAGAAGTTCGTGGAGAACATCCGGCAGCTCGGCATCATCGTTAGCGActtccagcccagcagccagaCGGGGCTCAATCAGAAATT GAATTTCATGGTGACGGGCTTGCAGGATATCGACAAATGCCGGCAGCAGCTTCACGATATCAGCGTGCCCTTGGAAGTTTTTGA ATACATAGATCAAGGCCGCAACCCTCAGCTTTACACCAAAGAGTGTCTGGAGCGAGCTTTGGCTAAAAATGAgcaagtaaaaggaaaaattgaCACTATGAAG aaattTAAAAGCCTGTTAATTCAAGAACTGACAAAGGTGTTCCCAGAAGATATGGCAAAGTACAAAGCTATTCGAGGAGAAGATCCTCCTCCTTAA
- the UBE2QL1 gene encoding ubiquitin-conjugating enzyme E2Q-like protein 1 isoform X1, with protein MATLLRKIGLIRLHSRDTEDPKHHHHHRSSSQQGSSLRGRGNQKNSSNKPQPQAPPGGGCSSSSSEGSPGDHKNKKAPEPAKQPPQQARSGVGREKPREVGREPGAGKEAAQRPGPGSGPGCGSGPAALVPAGRQQHCTQVRTRRLMKELQDIARLSDRFISVELVDESLFDWNVKLHQVDKDSVLWQDMKETNTEYILLNLTFPDNFPFSPPFMRVLSPRLENGYVLDGGAICMELLTPRGWSSAYTVEAVMRQFAASLVKGQQKAALRAPVGFGTGASCPSPTSRPYSLVSCVQCCRWRRARRWSCCPQVFVCAVPHSIPPGTRGDPGFGAWHTALRCAVGSHRKSLPQQHKLLANLCRFQIVRPGKNK; from the exons ATGGCCACTCTGCTGCGGAAAATCGGGCTGATCCGGCTGCACAGCCGGGACACGGAGGACCCCaagcaccaccaccaccaccgcagcagcagccagcagggctCCTCACTCCGCGGCAGGGGCAACCAGAAGAACAGCAGCAACAAGCCGCAGCCGCAGGCCCCCCCCGGGggcggctgcagcagcagcagcagcgagggCAGCCCCGGGGACCACAAGAACAAGAAGGCGCCGGAGCCGGCCAAGCAGCCCCCGCAGCAGGCGCGCTCGGGAGTCGGCCGGGAGAAGCCGCGGGAGGTGGGCAGGGAGCCCGGCGCCGGCAAGGAGGCGGCGcagcggcccggccccggctccggcCCCGGGTGCGGGtcggggccggcggcgctgGTGCCCGCGGGCCGGCAGCAGCACTGCACGCAGGTGCGGACCCGGCGGCTgatgaaggagctgcaggacatCGCGCGGCTCAGCGACCGCTTCATCTCGGTGGAGCTGGTGGACGAGAGCCTCTTCGACTGGAACGTGAAGCTGCACCAGGTGGACAAGGACTCGGTGCTGTGGCAGGACATGAAGGAGACCAACACGGAGTACATCCTGCTCAACCTCACCTTCCCCGACAACTTCCCCTTCTCGCCTCCCTTCATGAGGGTGCTCAGCCCCCGCCTGGAGAACGGCTACGTCCTGGACGGCGGGGCCATCTGCATGGAGCTGCTCACCCCCCGCGGCTGGTCCAGCGCCTACACCGTGGAGGCCGTCATGAGGCAGTTCGCCGCCAGCCTGGTCAAGGGGCAG CAAAAGGCGGCTCTCCGGGCTCCAGTGGGGTTTGGGACTGGAGCCTCCTGCCCTTCCCCAACCAGTCGGCCATACTCGCTGGTCTCTTGCGTGCAGTGCTGCCGCTGGCGGAGGGCGCgacgctggagctgctgcccccAGGTCTTTGTCTGTGCTGTCCCGCATAGCATCCCTCCGGGGACAAGGGGCGACCCCGGCTTTGGGGCTTGGCACACCGCGCTGAGGTGTGCCGTGGGGTCACACCGGAAATCgctgccccagcagcacaagctgcTGGCAAACTTGTGCAGGTTTCAAATCGTCCGGCCCGGAAAGAACAAGTAA